From one Oreochromis niloticus isolate F11D_XX unplaced genomic scaffold, O_niloticus_UMD_NMBU tig00001690_pilon, whole genome shotgun sequence genomic stretch:
- the LOC109203586 gene encoding uncharacterized protein LOC109203586 — translation MIVLLVTLLYLHQGYTLIPITSVQLGETVTFTCHLRKNSQFSCREVDWYKQSTGDTLKLIWTLKESAQPEFSAEFNQSRWKVYYNENFTNLTILRANQEDEGIYHCGITEWFKNTEWSGSYLLVKGRTQRTSDYTVVQSPLITVQEPGNSVTFQCSVFSDPDKKTCPGDLTVLWFRAGSHKSYPKLIYTDRNKSKECDKRSDPQKSCNYTFSKIVSSSDEGTYYCAVATCWELFFGNGTKLQIEQKAGSEFTVLVIAIICLFISVILNIVCICCRTQRAACKQFKENSSSQARQDTLSQTMNEHTESGHDLNYAALHFSGSKTARGRKKKNELETEETVYSHIKSRV, via the exons ATGATCGTGTTATTGGTTACACTGCTTTATCTCCATCAAGGAT ATACACTTATCCCGATAACTTCAGTTCAACTTGGTGAAACTGTAACCTTCACATGTCATCTGCGTAAGAATTCACAGTTCAGCTGTAGAGAAGTCGACTGGTACAAGCAGAGTACCGGGGACACTCTAAAATTAATATGGACACTGAAGGAATCTGCACAACCTGAGTTTTCTGCTGAGTTTAATCAATCAAGATGGAAGGTttattacaatgaaaatttCACCAACCTGACCATTTTGAGGGCAAACCAAGAGGACGAGGGAATCTACCACTGTGGAATCACCGAGTGGTTCAAGAATACTGAATGGAGCGGCTCATATTTGTTAGTCAAAG GACGCACTCAAAGGACATCAGACTATACTGTTGTTCAGTCACCGCTGATAACAGTCCAGGAACCAGGAAACTCGGTGACTTTTCAGTGCTCAGTCTTCTCTGACCCTGACAAAAAGACATGTCCCGGAGATCTCACTGTGCTCTGGTTCAGAGCTGGATCACATAAAAGTTATCCAAAATTAATCTACACTGACAGAAACAAAAGTAAAGAATGTGATAAAAGATCTGACCCCCAGAAGAGCTGCAATTATACTTTTTCTAAAATCGTCAGCTCGTCTGATGAAGGGACTTACTACTGTGCTGTGGCCACATGTTGGGAATTATTCTTTGGAAATGGAACTAAACTTCAAATAG aGCAAAAGGCAGGTTCTGAATTTACTGTGTTGGTTATAGCAATAATCTGCTTGTTTATTTCTGTGATTCTTAATATTGTTTGCATCTGTTGCCGAACTCAAAGAGCAGCATGTAAACAATTTAAAG AAAACAGCTCTTCACAAGCAAGACAAGATACCTTGAGCCAAACAATGAATGAACAT aCTGAAAGTGGACATGATCTAAACTATGCTGCACTGCATTTCTCTGGAAGTAAAACTGCAAgaggaaggaagaagaagaatgaactGGAAACTGAGGAAACAGTGTATTCTCATATCAAAAGCAGAGTGTGA
- the LOC102079150 gene encoding uncharacterized protein LOC102079150, whose translation MGAGLVWTPPTRPLPGNAGEGGGSGSQDRIRAARITILCVPCLIQSRSSFCWWRDTTACSRYVAASSATIWASSLRGWPGRSSAMPLPWFRHHCGRQFCMFSFNLDTLIPITSVQLGETVTFTCDLRKNSQFSCREVDWYKQSTGDTLKLIWTLKESAQPEFSAEFNQSRWKVYYNENFTNLTILRANQEDEGIYHCGITEWFKNTEWSGSYLLVKGRTQRTSDYTVVQSPLITVQEPGNSVTFQCSVFSDPDKKTCPGDLTVLWFRAGSHKSYPKLIYTDRNKSKECDKRSDPQKSCNYTFSKIISSSDEGTYYCAVATCWELFFGNGTKLQIEQKAGSEFTVLVIAIICLFISVILTIVCCRTQRGTCEQCKDAVALQANVTAKGDQKIPQEGVKQSDGVWDKGVFKSVGSRPREKQPVAEQTPLVIYDHMQRMPNIVHNV comes from the exons ATGGGTGCCGGATTGGTCTGGACCCCACCCACTCGCCCGCTGCCGGGGAACGCTGGTGAGGGTGGCGGTAGTGGCAGCCAGGACCGGATCAGAGCTGCCAGAATCACAATCCTTTGCGTGCCATGCTTGATCCAGTCCCGGAGTTCTTTCTGCTGGTGGCGTGACACCACCGCCTGCTCCCGCTATGTGGCCGCCAGCTCAGCCACCATTTGGGCCAGCTCCTTGCGTGGCTGGCCTGGTCGCAGTTCCGCCATGCCCCTTCCTTGGTTTCGACACCACTGTGGCAGGCA ATTCTGTATGTTTTCTTTCAATTTAGATACACTTATCCCGATAACTTCAGTTCAACTTGGTGAAACTGTAACCTTCACATGTGATCTGCGTAAGAATTCACAGTTCAGCTGTAGAGAAGTCGACTGGTACAAGCAGAGTACCGGGGACACTCTAAAATTAATATGGACACTGAAGGAATCTGCTCAACCTGAGTTTTCTGCTGAGTTTAATCAATCAAGATGGAAGGTttattacaatgaaaatttCACCAACCTGACCATTTTGAGGGCAAACCAAGAGGACGAGGGAATCTACCACTGTGGAATCACCGAGTGGTTCAAGAATACTGAATGGAGTGGCTCATATTTGTTAGTCAAAG GACGCACTCAAAGGACATCAGACTATACTGTTGTTCAGTCACCGCTGATAACAGTCCAGGAACCAGGAAACTCGGTGACTTTTCAGTGCTCAGTCTTCTCTGACCCTGACAAAAAGACATGTCCCGGAGATCTCACTGTGCTCTGGTTCAGAGCTGGATCACATAAAAGTTATCCAAAATTAATCTACACTGACAGAAACAAAAGTAAAGAATGTGATAAAAGATCTGACCCCCAGAAGAGCTGCAATTATACTTTTTCTAAAATCATCAGCTCATCTGATGAAGGGACTTACTACTGTGCTGTGGCCACATGTTGGGAATTATTCTTTGGGAATGGAACTAAACTTCAAATAG aGCAAAAGGCAGGTTCTGAATTTACTGTGCTGGTTATAGCAATAATCTGCTTGTTTATTTCTGTGATTCTCACTATTGTTTGTTGCCGAACTCAAAGAGGAACATGTGAACAATGTAAAG ATGCAGTTGCTTTGCAAGCAAATGTAACAGCAAAAGGAGATCAGAAAATTCCACAG GAAGGAGTTAAACAGTCCGATGgtgtgtgggacaaaggagtttttaagtctgttggttctaGACCtagggagaagcaacctgtcgcTGAGCAGACTCCTCTGGTTATTTATGACCATATGCAGAGGATGCCCAACATTGTCCATAATGTCTAG
- the LOC109203002 gene encoding uncharacterized protein LOC109203002 has product MKTANRELTFLNGTYLKVEGPEPPFTTTPPPDSVHQKRTVTLQCSVLHDFQNKTCPDDNVFCLSVEPHQPHPGSNYTHVNGGDEYERNSEALSTKTCFYSYFRNLSSSDSQTYSCAVATCVESFSGDKTKGDTDAVNKTNSVKDYALLYLLCVALAVTLIVIASLIYSVKKNSSCVGCNDAVALRTNVTAKGDQEILQTDEDSLVYSVVIFTYGKMGYRNKDNRTCRGRKHLY; this is encoded by the exons ATGAAAACAGCAAATCGAGAACTAACATTTTTGAATGGAACCTACTTGAAAGTTGAAG GACCTGAGCCTCCTTTCACTACAACTCCTCCACCTGATTCTGTCCATCAGAAACGCACAGTGACTCTTCAGTGTTCAGTCCTCCATGACTTCCAGAATAAAACATGTCCAGATGACAACGTGTTCTGTTTGAGTGTAGAACCACATCAGCCTCACCCGGGTTCTAATTATACTCATGTGAATGGTGGAGATGAATATGAAAGGAACTCAGAGGCACTctcaacaaaaacatgtttctaCAGCTACTTCAGAAACCTCAGCTCCTCTGATTCACAGACGTATTCCTGTGCCGTGGCAACATGTGTAGAGTCATTTTCTggagacaaaacaaaaggcGATACTGACG cagTCAACAAGACTAATTCAGTGAAGGACTATGCACTTCTCTATCTGTTATGTGTTGCTTTGGCTGTAACCCTGATTGTTATAGCCTCTCTAATCTATTCAGTCAAGAAGAATAGCTCATGTGTGGGTTGCAATG ATGCAGTCGCTTTACGAACAAATGTGACAGCAAAAGGAGATCAGGAAATTCTGCAG ACAGATGAAGACTCATTGGTTTATTCTGTAGTAATTTTCACTTATGGAAAAATGGGATACAGGAACAAGGACAACAGAACCTGCAGAGGACGAAAACATCTGTACTGA
- the LOC109203588 gene encoding signal-regulatory protein beta-2-like isoform X1, translating to MLIVFYMLLGFRAGRCTDYVFFGTKTIGVGENVTLTCARPTSEYEATLYWIRIVSGSWPEFLGGTFAFDYDGVNTTPHITAKQEPGTFILEISQTRLSDTGLYYCIKVDQLNMEFLNATFLKIKGPEPAITDIIQMTQSGPLHPGNPVTLQCSVLSNTENNACPGNDSVFWFSTRSDNSHPNLIYADGNSDECERTPEASSTKKCVYSFSKNVSSSDAGSYYCAVATCGHIIFGNGIKLDVKGFNMWDLQKANTVLFLLCAALATSLIVIAFLIYTIKKKTSSCWCDGIPGSGDQQSQQTVENPLIYSAPNITRKSGKLPQRSEKAAEGETVYTDVSAFAVE from the exons ATGCTGATCGTATTTTATATGCTGCTGGGCTTCAGAGCTGGTC GATGCACTGATTATGTGTTTTTTGGAACGAAGACTATTGGTGTTGGAGAAAATGTGACCCTGACATGTGCGCGCCCGACATCTGAATATGAAGCAACCTTGTATTGGATCAGGATTGTTTCTGGAAGCTGGCCTGAATTCTTGGGAGGAACATTTGCCTTTGATTATGATGGTGTTAACACCACTCCTCACATTACAGCAAAGCAAGAACCTGGAACCTTTATTCTGGAAATAAGTCAAACTAGGCTAAGTGACACTGGTCTTTATTACTGCATAAAAGTAGACCAACTGAACATGGAATTTTTAaatgcaacatttttaaaaattaaag GGCCAGAACCAGCTATCACTGACATCATTCAGATGACTCAATCTGGTCCCCTCCATCCGGGAAACCCAGTGACTCTGCAGTGTTCAGTCCTCTCTAACACAGAGAACAATGCATGTCCTGGAAATGACAGTGTGTTTTGGTTCAGCACTAGATCTGATAACTCTCACCCCAACTTAATTTATGCTGATGGAAACAGTGATGAATGTGAGAGGACTCCAGAGGCTTCCTCCACAAAGAAATGTGTCTACAGCTTCTCCAAGAATGTCAGCTCCTCTGATGCCGGGTCgtactactgtgctgtggcCACATGTGGACATATAATTTTTGGAAATGGAATAAAACTGGACGTTAAAG gATTCAACATGTGGGACTTGCAAAAGGCTAATACAGTTCTATTTCTATTATGTGCTGCTTTGGCTACAAGTCTGATTGTTATAGCCTTCCTGATTTATACCATCAAGAAGAAAACATCCAGTTGTTGGTGTG ATGGCATACCAGGGAGTGGTGATCAGCAGAGTCAGCAG ACAGTTGAGAACCCATTGATTTACTCTGCACCAAACATCACCAGGAAAAGCGGCAAATTACCACAaaggagtgaaaaagcagcagagGGGGAGACAGTCTACACTGATGTCAGTGCTTTTGCGGTCGAGTAA
- the LOC109203588 gene encoding signal-regulatory protein beta-2-like isoform X2, which produces MLIVFYMLLGFRAGRCTDYVFFGTKTIGVGENVTLTCARPTSEYEATLYWIRIVSGSWPEFLGGTFAFDYDGVNTTPHITAKQEPGTFILEISQTRLSDTGLYYCIKVDQLNMEFLNATFLKIKGPEPAITDIIQMTQSGPLHPGNPVTLQCSVLSNTENNACPGNDSVFWFSTRSDNSHPNLIYADGNSDECERTPEASSTKKCVYSFSKNVSSSDAGSYYCAVATCGHIIFGNGIKLDVKGFNMWDLQKANTVLFLLCAALATSLIVIAFLIYTIKKKTSSC; this is translated from the exons ATGCTGATCGTATTTTATATGCTGCTGGGCTTCAGAGCTGGTC GATGCACTGATTATGTGTTTTTTGGAACGAAGACTATTGGTGTTGGAGAAAATGTGACCCTGACATGTGCGCGCCCGACATCTGAATATGAAGCAACCTTGTATTGGATCAGGATTGTTTCTGGAAGCTGGCCTGAATTCTTGGGAGGAACATTTGCCTTTGATTATGATGGTGTTAACACCACTCCTCACATTACAGCAAAGCAAGAACCTGGAACCTTTATTCTGGAAATAAGTCAAACTAGGCTAAGTGACACTGGTCTTTATTACTGCATAAAAGTAGACCAACTGAACATGGAATTTTTAaatgcaacatttttaaaaattaaag GGCCAGAACCAGCTATCACTGACATCATTCAGATGACTCAATCTGGTCCCCTCCATCCGGGAAACCCAGTGACTCTGCAGTGTTCAGTCCTCTCTAACACAGAGAACAATGCATGTCCTGGAAATGACAGTGTGTTTTGGTTCAGCACTAGATCTGATAACTCTCACCCCAACTTAATTTATGCTGATGGAAACAGTGATGAATGTGAGAGGACTCCAGAGGCTTCCTCCACAAAGAAATGTGTCTACAGCTTCTCCAAGAATGTCAGCTCCTCTGATGCCGGGTCgtactactgtgctgtggcCACATGTGGACATATAATTTTTGGAAATGGAATAAAACTGGACGTTAAAG gATTCAACATGTGGGACTTGCAAAAGGCTAATACAGTTCTATTTCTATTATGTGCTGCTTTGGCTACAAGTCTGATTGTTATAGCCTTCCTGATTTATACCATCAAGAAGAAAACATCCAGTTGTTG A